In one Natronosalvus amylolyticus genomic region, the following are encoded:
- a CDS encoding PHP-associated domain-containing protein, with protein MAGVSAGESTRVDCHVKVLNDRTVEYARRAGIDVLVYAPHFKRLSEIRERAAAYSTDSVQVIPAREVFTGSWQDRKHVLAIGLEDPVPDFITLEGAMTAFDRQDAAVLVPHPEFLTVSLTKRDIREYRDVIDAIEIFNPKHLPRHNRRARTVASKFDLAPFTSSYAHLPRSVGVSYVEFDRSIESEAELVEAFRSNERRRVVYDNGLKRWGTTASELGHLVYENTWEKIDRLLLSGTEPTHPDHIFYDGKFDDVAVY; from the coding sequence CTGGCAGGTGTGAGCGCCGGAGAGTCAACTCGAGTCGATTGCCACGTCAAAGTGTTAAACGATCGCACCGTCGAATACGCCCGGCGCGCTGGGATCGACGTGTTGGTGTATGCCCCCCATTTCAAGCGCCTGTCCGAGATACGCGAGCGGGCGGCCGCCTACAGCACCGACTCGGTCCAAGTGATCCCCGCTCGAGAGGTGTTTACGGGGTCGTGGCAGGATCGAAAGCACGTGCTGGCGATCGGACTCGAGGACCCGGTTCCGGACTTTATCACGCTCGAGGGAGCGATGACGGCGTTCGACCGACAGGATGCAGCCGTGCTGGTTCCACACCCGGAGTTTCTGACGGTTTCGTTGACCAAGCGCGATATTCGCGAATATCGAGACGTTATCGACGCAATAGAAATTTTCAATCCAAAGCATCTGCCGAGACACAACCGGCGGGCGAGAACGGTGGCATCGAAGTTCGACCTGGCTCCGTTTACCTCTTCGTATGCGCATCTACCCCGTTCAGTTGGTGTATCGTACGTCGAATTCGACCGATCGATCGAGTCGGAAGCTGAACTCGTCGAGGCGTTCCGTTCTAATGAACGACGACGTGTCGTCTACGACAACGGGCTCAAGCGGTGGGGGACGACGGCGAGTGAGCTCGGTCACCTCGTCTACGAAAATACCTGGGAGAAAATCGACCGCCTATTGCTTTCCGGAACGGAGCCAACCCATCCTGATCACATCTTTTACGATGGAAAATTCGACGACGTCGCGGTGTACTAA
- a CDS encoding DUF7565 family protein: MAWECGIDGCEAVFDDVESAIAHQVSAHERLECGVCGTIVPDGYLGIRHVFTEHSRAEYVRAYGADSEDVRQREKLLEEIDESIDEKRLAEFLNG; this comes from the coding sequence ATGGCCTGGGAATGTGGAATCGACGGTTGTGAGGCCGTCTTCGACGACGTCGAATCGGCCATCGCCCACCAGGTGAGTGCCCACGAACGCCTCGAGTGTGGTGTCTGTGGGACTATCGTCCCCGACGGCTACCTCGGAATTCGTCACGTGTTCACCGAACACAGCCGTGCTGAGTACGTCCGCGCATACGGAGCCGACTCTGAAGACGTTCGTCAACGTGAGAAACTTCTCGAGGAAATCGACGAATCGATCGACGAAAAGCGACTGGCCGAGTTTTTGAACGGGTAA
- a CDS encoding aldehyde ferredoxin oxidoreductase family protein, with protein sequence MTELGGFQDRVARVDLSDGSVGYESIDDEDARKYIGARGLGVKYVFDQGPDVDPMSPDNLLAFMNGPLTGTQVTMSGRIAVCTKSPLTGTVTDSHHGGWSGARLKWAGFDGLLFEGKADDPVYAYIEDGEVELRDASHLWGKGVHETRDTLEEEVDGSYGKNLSMMAVGPGGENEVKYACIVNEDDRASGRGGTGCVMGSKNLKAVVVKSTTKMPQPADPETFKEGHQQAMKAITESDVTAPNEGGLSLYGTNVLMNIGEEMDGLPTKNGRYTSTESMRNTEGVDIDAERVSGENVRENILVDEPTCHSCPVACKKEVEVTRMHKGEEMNVRMESYEYESAYALGPNSAHTDRDAVAVMIDRCNDMGVDTIETGNMMAMAMEMTEHGKLEGVGELEWGDTETMIDMIDAIGRRDGDLADLLAEGPRRVADRKDAHDNSLAVKGQTIPAYDPRCMKGMGIGYATSNRGACHLRAYTPSAEILGIPEKVDPYEYEGKGELAAAFQDLHAISDSFDICKFNAFAEGIEEYVLQYNGMTGLDVTEDDLLEAGERIYTLERYYNNLNGFDGADDSLPARFLEGEDGIPGQGASEGEFCELEEMKTEYYDHRGWVDGIVPDEKLEALEIDLGPGTGVSSSDSPAPADD encoded by the coding sequence ATGACAGAACTTGGCGGTTTTCAGGATCGCGTGGCACGGGTCGATCTCTCGGACGGATCGGTAGGATACGAGTCGATCGATGACGAAGACGCGCGCAAGTACATCGGTGCGCGCGGACTCGGCGTAAAGTACGTCTTCGATCAGGGGCCGGACGTCGATCCGATGAGTCCGGACAACCTGCTCGCGTTTATGAACGGGCCGTTGACCGGAACGCAGGTGACGATGTCGGGACGTATCGCCGTCTGTACGAAATCACCGCTGACCGGCACGGTTACCGACAGCCATCACGGTGGCTGGTCCGGGGCACGGCTGAAATGGGCGGGCTTCGACGGCCTCCTGTTCGAGGGGAAAGCCGACGACCCCGTCTACGCCTACATCGAAGACGGCGAAGTCGAACTCCGTGATGCCTCCCATCTCTGGGGGAAAGGCGTCCACGAGACCAGAGACACCCTGGAGGAGGAAGTCGACGGTTCCTACGGGAAGAACCTCTCGATGATGGCCGTTGGTCCGGGCGGCGAAAACGAGGTCAAATACGCCTGTATCGTCAACGAAGATGACCGTGCGTCGGGTCGTGGCGGCACCGGGTGCGTAATGGGCTCGAAAAACCTCAAAGCGGTCGTTGTCAAGTCGACGACCAAGATGCCACAGCCGGCAGACCCAGAAACGTTCAAGGAGGGTCACCAGCAGGCGATGAAAGCGATCACCGAGTCCGACGTGACCGCACCAAACGAGGGTGGCCTCTCGCTGTACGGCACGAACGTGTTGATGAACATCGGCGAGGAGATGGATGGACTGCCGACGAAAAACGGTCGCTACACATCGACCGAAAGTATGCGAAACACCGAAGGCGTCGACATCGACGCCGAACGCGTCTCCGGCGAGAACGTCCGCGAGAACATCCTCGTCGACGAACCGACCTGCCACTCCTGTCCGGTCGCCTGTAAGAAGGAAGTCGAAGTTACCCGGATGCACAAAGGCGAGGAGATGAACGTCCGGATGGAGTCGTACGAGTACGAATCAGCCTACGCGCTCGGACCGAACTCCGCCCACACCGACCGCGATGCCGTCGCCGTGATGATCGATCGGTGTAACGACATGGGCGTCGACACCATCGAAACCGGGAACATGATGGCGATGGCCATGGAAATGACCGAACACGGCAAACTCGAGGGAGTCGGCGAACTCGAGTGGGGCGACACGGAGACGATGATCGACATGATCGACGCGATCGGCCGCCGGGACGGCGACCTCGCCGACTTGCTCGCCGAAGGCCCCCGCCGGGTCGCCGACCGTAAAGACGCCCACGACAACTCGCTGGCGGTCAAAGGGCAGACGATTCCGGCCTACGACCCACGCTGTATGAAGGGGATGGGTATCGGCTACGCGACCTCTAATCGCGGCGCCTGCCACCTTCGTGCGTACACGCCATCTGCCGAAATCCTCGGCATTCCAGAGAAGGTCGATCCCTACGAATACGAGGGCAAGGGCGAACTCGCAGCCGCCTTCCAGGACCTCCACGCCATCAGCGACTCCTTCGACATCTGCAAGTTCAACGCCTTCGCCGAAGGCATCGAGGAGTACGTGCTGCAGTACAACGGCATGACCGGCCTCGACGTCACCGAAGACGACTTGCTCGAGGCAGGCGAACGGATCTACACGCTGGAGCGTTACTACAACAACCTCAACGGTTTCGACGGTGCAGACGACTCGCTGCCGGCACGCTTCCTCGAAGGCGAGGACGGCATCCCTGGCCAGGGAGCCAGCGAGGGCGAGTTCTGCGAACTCGAGGAGATGAAAACCGAGTACTACGACCACCGTGGCTGGGTCGACGGCATCGTCCCCGACGAAAAACTCGAGGCACTCGAGATCGACCTCGGCCCCGGCACGGGCGTGTCCTCGAGCGATTCGCCCGCCCCGGCTGACGACTGA
- a CDS encoding alpha/beta fold hydrolase, which produces MKYQDREPNEMIDDLVRHDQTIVNDVRLHYVSAGPPDGDLVICLHGFPEFWYAWRHQIPTLADAGYRVIAPDMRGYNRSEKPHGLESYRLETLVADVTELITDLGSERAHLVAHDWGGLVAWATAYSHPNVVQTLTVLNAPHPVKYVRELSLEQCLRSWYVLWFQVPWIPNRFLTVKNSAALESVFTDSAADPAAFTDRDIERYRRAFSRPGVAKSALAYYRALFRGWFPQQAVGRLPLVGERLAPRVPRVPTPTQVLWGEQDTALAVEQTVGLERYVGDLTVRRFPDASHWLHVERSDVVTDAILEFLSG; this is translated from the coding sequence ATGAAGTACCAAGACCGCGAACCTAACGAGATGATAGACGACCTCGTCCGTCACGACCAAACGATCGTCAACGACGTTCGCCTGCACTACGTCTCCGCCGGGCCGCCAGACGGTGACCTCGTCATTTGCTTACACGGTTTCCCCGAGTTCTGGTACGCCTGGCGACACCAGATTCCCACGCTCGCCGACGCTGGCTATCGCGTTATCGCCCCGGATATGCGTGGGTACAACCGGTCGGAAAAGCCCCACGGCCTCGAGTCATATCGACTCGAGACCCTTGTAGCAGACGTCACCGAGCTCATCACCGATCTCGGAAGCGAACGCGCTCACCTGGTCGCTCATGACTGGGGCGGGTTAGTGGCCTGGGCAACTGCGTACTCGCATCCGAACGTCGTGCAAACCCTGACGGTCCTCAACGCCCCGCACCCGGTCAAATACGTCCGGGAACTCTCACTCGAGCAGTGTCTTCGGTCCTGGTACGTTCTCTGGTTTCAGGTACCCTGGATACCAAACCGGTTCCTGACGGTGAAAAACAGCGCCGCGCTCGAATCGGTGTTCACCGACAGCGCGGCCGACCCAGCGGCGTTTACCGATCGGGATATCGAGCGCTACCGGCGTGCCTTTTCTCGACCCGGCGTCGCGAAATCGGCCCTCGCGTACTATCGGGCACTCTTCCGCGGCTGGTTCCCCCAGCAGGCAGTGGGTCGACTTCCACTCGTTGGCGAGCGGCTTGCCCCACGAGTTCCACGAGTACCTACCCCGACTCAGGTTCTCTGGGGCGAACAGGATACGGCGCTCGCAGTCGAACAAACCGTGGGGCTCGAGCGATACGTCGGTGATCTCACCGTTCGTCGATTTCCCGACGCGAGCCACTGGCTCCACGTCGAACGATCCGACGTCGTCACGGATGCAATCCTCGAGTTTCTTTCCGGGTAG
- a CDS encoding transcription elongation factor Spt5, whose product MPIYAVKTTASQEQTVADMIITREDPTVHAALAPDSLTSYVMVEADDSNIIERILEEIPHARSVIPGESDISEVEHFLSPKPDVEGIAEGDIVELIAGPFKGEKAQVQRIDEGKDQVTVELYEATVPIPVTVRGDQIRVLDSDER is encoded by the coding sequence ATGCCGATTTACGCTGTCAAAACGACCGCAAGCCAGGAGCAGACGGTCGCTGACATGATCATCACTCGGGAAGACCCGACCGTACACGCAGCGTTAGCCCCCGATTCGCTGACCTCCTACGTAATGGTCGAAGCCGACGATTCGAACATCATCGAACGTATCCTCGAGGAGATCCCCCACGCACGGTCTGTCATTCCAGGCGAATCGGACATCTCCGAAGTGGAGCATTTCCTTTCGCCCAAACCGGACGTGGAAGGGATTGCAGAAGGAGACATCGTCGAACTCATCGCAGGTCCGTTCAAAGGGGAGAAAGCCCAGGTGCAGCGAATCGACGAAGGGAAAGATCAGGTGACGGTCGAACTGTACGAAGCCACGGTTCCAATTCCGGTGACGGTTCGTGGCGACCAGATTCGAGTGCTGGATTCGGACGAGCGGTAA
- a CDS encoding glycoside hydrolase family 68 protein, which translates to MSHHHTPDHETEHAPGYGAPSGWSPEQARRIERTPETTAPIVYPADEDDGSGLHIWDTWFLRTRDGSIATIDGWRVIFSLTAPADLLPGKRHDVARIRYFYSRDGHDWHCGGTLFEEGTAFGSRQWAGSALYDDGTVYCFYTAAGSREGPLSYHQRLAVGAGGSVETDETGLDILGPFDHQIMLEADGDRYETEAQSRGMIYTFRDPWFFEDPETGATHLLFEANTPVPEDADCCNGDPTRQEFNGSIGLATSPTGDPTQWQFEDPLIDAVCVNQELERPHLIVRDGRYYLFISSHRHTFEPGLDGFDALYGFVAESLRGPYRPLNDSGLVLTNPAAAAYQTYSWLAYPHREEILVSSFLNYYNLEGLSIDEVGNLPPEAQFERFGGTLAPTVRLTLDGDRTAVRGTLDHGHLPTPEEDLPPTLRGRLTDADQKGAGSYGQTGRADSSD; encoded by the coding sequence ATGAGCCATCACCACACACCGGACCATGAGACTGAACACGCACCCGGATACGGTGCACCCTCCGGCTGGAGTCCCGAACAGGCCCGACGAATCGAGCGAACGCCAGAAACGACTGCACCGATCGTCTATCCAGCCGACGAAGACGATGGATCAGGACTCCACATCTGGGACACCTGGTTTTTGCGCACTCGTGATGGCTCCATTGCGACCATCGACGGCTGGCGCGTAATCTTCTCACTCACCGCGCCGGCAGATCTGCTCCCAGGCAAGCGCCACGACGTCGCCAGGATTCGCTATTTTTACTCGCGTGACGGCCACGACTGGCACTGTGGTGGCACGCTCTTCGAGGAAGGCACGGCGTTCGGCTCGAGACAGTGGGCCGGGTCCGCTCTGTACGACGACGGAACCGTCTACTGCTTTTACACTGCAGCTGGCTCCCGTGAGGGACCGTTGAGCTACCACCAGCGCCTCGCGGTTGGCGCGGGCGGCTCGGTCGAAACCGACGAAACCGGCCTCGACATCCTCGGTCCCTTCGATCACCAGATCATGCTCGAGGCCGACGGCGACCGATACGAAACCGAAGCCCAGTCCCGGGGAATGATCTACACCTTCCGCGATCCGTGGTTCTTCGAAGATCCCGAAACGGGTGCAACGCATCTACTGTTCGAAGCGAATACACCGGTCCCCGAAGACGCCGACTGCTGCAACGGCGACCCGACACGCCAGGAGTTCAACGGCTCGATCGGCCTCGCAACGTCCCCAACCGGGGACCCGACGCAATGGCAGTTCGAAGACCCGCTCATCGATGCCGTCTGTGTCAACCAGGAACTCGAGCGACCGCACCTCATCGTCCGCGATGGGCGTTACTACCTGTTCATCTCGAGTCACCGCCACACCTTCGAACCGGGACTCGACGGGTTCGACGCCCTCTATGGGTTCGTCGCTGAGTCACTTCGGGGACCGTACCGCCCGCTCAACGACTCAGGGCTCGTCCTGACGAACCCGGCCGCGGCAGCGTATCAGACGTACTCCTGGCTCGCCTATCCACACCGTGAGGAGATACTCGTCTCGAGTTTTCTCAACTACTACAACCTCGAGGGACTCAGTATCGACGAAGTTGGTAACCTTCCACCCGAAGCCCAGTTCGAGCGCTTCGGTGGAACGCTCGCACCCACCGTCAGACTCACGCTCGATGGCGACCGGACAGCGGTTCGAGGGACGCTCGATCATGGACACCTCCCCACACCTGAGGAGGACCTCCCACCAACCCTACGTGGCCGACTCACCGATGCCGACCAGAAAGGAGCTGGTTCGTATGGACAGACTGGGCGCGCTGACAGTAGCGACTGA
- a CDS encoding DUF1328 family protein, which yields MLEIPLQIGGGGFLYWAIIFFVLAIIAAAVGARGVAGISMEIARIFVLIFIILAIVALLL from the coding sequence ATGCTCGAGATTCCGCTTCAGATCGGTGGCGGTGGCTTCCTGTACTGGGCGATCATCTTCTTCGTGCTGGCGATTATCGCGGCCGCAGTGGGCGCGCGAGGCGTCGCCGGCATCAGCATGGAAATCGCCCGAATCTTCGTGTTGATATTCATCATCCTCGCCATCGTGGCCCTGCTCTTGTAG
- a CDS encoding protein translocase SEC61 complex subunit gamma has product MDVPYDLTSYVRVLKMATTPTREEFLQVSKIAGAGILLVGFLGFLIGVIMLFLTGGGF; this is encoded by the coding sequence ATGGACGTTCCCTACGATCTCACCTCGTACGTGCGGGTACTGAAGATGGCGACGACGCCCACGCGCGAGGAGTTCCTGCAAGTGTCGAAAATAGCCGGTGCAGGGATCTTGCTCGTCGGCTTTCTCGGATTCCTCATCGGTGTGATTATGTTGTTCCTCACTGGCGGTGGGTTCTGA